AAAGCCGTTGATAGAGGACTAGCACTATGGGTTTGAAGTGGACTGATGTGTACGAAATTGCGATTGCTTTGGATGAGCGGCATCCAGATGTCGACCCGTTGACGGTTCGCTTTACTGATTTGCATCGATGGGTCACAGAGTTGCCTGACTTTGATGACGACCCAAAGCGTAGTGGAGAGAAGATACTTGAGGCCATTCAACAGGCGTGGTTGGAAGAAAAATAGAAAAAATTTTCGGTCAACGGTTGTCATTTGAGAAAAAAACAGTATTATATGCGCCACTTGTTTCGGGTCGTTAGCTCAGCCGGTAGAGCAGCTGACTTTTAATCAGTTGGTCGCAGGTTCGATTCCTGCACGACCCACCAAAAATCCTCCCAAACTTTGTCGTATTGACACCCCGTGACAACGGGGTGTTTTTTTGTGCAGACGAGTTCATTCAGAATGCCGCTTGTCAAATGTGATGGAATGCGGCATAGTACGCCACGACGCGATGGTGGCTCTGTGGGTCCCCTCGCACTGCTAGATCGTGAACCCCGCCAGGCCCGGAAGGGAGCAACGGTA
The Gammaproteobacteria bacterium genome window above contains:
- the iscX gene encoding Fe-S assembly protein IscX codes for the protein MKWTDVYEIAIALDERHPDVDPLTVRFTDLHRWVTELPDFDDDPKRSGEKILEAIQQAWLEEK